Proteins encoded within one genomic window of Setaria italica strain Yugu1 chromosome IV, Setaria_italica_v2.0, whole genome shotgun sequence:
- the LOC101753121 gene encoding probable cation transporter HKT9, with product MALLTVFSKSLHPIPIVRLHVFVSSARHVVSSSVFLCRLVVFHLSPLLLHLSYFLAIDLLGFLALVLLKPSSPGYRPRYVDVFFMSTSAATVTGLATVKMEDLSSSQVVVLTILMLLGSEMFVSLLGLVLESRKRRRRGRDPDHGGRVRSVVTVSDESNLEAANPSASSGDHKESCLGSLALVMLVYMAMVLVLGSVLVFVYVAGVPSARDVLARKGISAALFSAVVTVSSFTNGGLLPTNESMAVFSANRGLLLLLAGQILAGNTLLPVILRPAIWATRRLERVFAGRHGSEEEGLESMTKDAVAAGFGHLLLPGLQTVFLAVTVVAVAAATATLLCCLNWDSAVFAGITAGEKVTNALFMAVNVRQAGENSIDCSLLAPAVLVLFLAMMCIPATATFFSVHDGGSVGEPSGGEPERKDGAAKRRRLTLNRMLLSPLAGNAAVVMLVCVTERRSISGDPLNFSTFNMIFEVVSAYGNVGLSTGYSCSRLLRPEESSACHDKPYSFSGWWSDQGKLVLVLLMLYGRLKGFHRKQRRS from the exons ATGGCACTGTTAACTGTCTTCTCTAAGTCTCTGCATCCAATACCAATAGTCAGACTGCATGTCTTCGTCAGCTCAGCCAGACACGTCGTCAGTTCATCGGTGTTCCTCTGCCGGCTCGTCGTCTTCCACCTCAGCCCGCTCCTGCTCCACCTCTCCTACTTCCTCGCCATTGATCTGCTCGGCTTCCTTGCGCTGGTGCTCCTCAAGCCGAGCAGCCCCGGTTACCGTCCTCGTTACGTCGACGTGTTCTTCATGTCGACGTCTGCGGCGACGGTCACCGGATTAGCCACCGTCAAGATGGAGGACCTCTCCAGCTCCCAGGTCGTGGTCCTGACCATCCTCATGCTCCTGGGCAGCGAGATGTTCGTCTCCTTGCTCGGTCTTGTCCTCGAGTCGCGCAAGCGAAGGCGGCGTGGGCGTGATCCTGATCATGGCGGCAGGGTGAGATCGGTCGTCACCGTCTCCGACGAGTCGAACCTCGAAGCGGCGAATCCGTCTGCGAGTTCAGGCGATCACAAGGAGAGCTGCCTCGGGAGCTTGGCGCTTGTGATGCTGGTCTACATGGCCATGGTCCTCGTGCTCGGCTCTGTGCTGGTGTTCGTGTACGTCGCCGGCGTTCCGAGCGCGCGAGATGTGCTGGCGAGGAAGGGCATCAGCGCGGCGCTCTTCTCGGCGGTGGTAACCGTGTCGTCCTTCACCAACGGCGGGCTGCTCCCGACCAACGAGAGCATGGCGGTGTTCTCCGCGAACCGGGGCCTCCTCCTGTTGCTCGCCGGCCAGATCCTCGCCGGCAACACGCTGCTCCCGGTGATCCTCAGGCCAGCGATATGGGCCACGAGAAGACTTGAGAGGGTGTTCGCCGGTCGGCATgggtcagaagaagaagggctcGAGTCCATGACGAAGGACGCCGTGGCGGCAGGCTTCGGCCACCTCCTGCTGCCTGGGTTGCAGACGGTGTTCCTCGCCGTCACGGTCGTCGCTgtggccgccgcgacggcgacgctcCTCTGCTGCCTGAACTGGGACTCCGCCGTGTTCGCCGGGATCACCGCCGGCGAGAAGGTCACCAACGCGCTGTTCATGGCGGTGAACGTGCGGCAGGCCGGGGAGAACTCCATCGACTGCTCGCTCCTCGCGCCGGCGGTGCTTGTGCTGTTCCTCGCCATGAT GTGCATTCCGGCCACGGCGACATTCTTCTCTGTACACGACGGCGGCTCAGTGGGGGAACCAAGCGGCGGAGAACCAGAACGCAAGGATGGGGCGGCAAAGAGGAGGAGATTGACGCTGAACAGGATGCTCCTGTCACCACTAGCCGGTAACGCTGCCGTGGTGATGCTCGTCTGCGTCACCGAGAGGCGGTCGATCTCCGGCGACCCTCTCAACTTCTCCACGTTCAACATGATCTTCGAGGTGGTCAG TGCTTATGGGAACGTGGGTCTGTCCACTGGCTACAGCTGCTCGAGGCTGCTCCGGCCGGAGGAGTCGAGCGCCTGCCATGACAAGCCGTACAGCTTCTCCGGGTGGTGGAGCGACCAGGGGAAGCTCGTCCTTGTTCTCCTCATGCTCTACGGGAGGCTCAAAGGGTTCCACAGGAAGCAACGCAGGAGCTGA